The Cannabis sativa cultivar Pink pepper isolate KNU-18-1 chromosome 8, ASM2916894v1, whole genome shotgun sequence genomic interval GGCcgcctgtgaaggagctcgtccattcaccccggacgggttgccgtaatgggaagatgctggtgccaaagcttggccttggctgtacccgggagtagcagagaattgtatgccactcacttgtggagtcgcggtcgggacagtgcccgagggcgacactccgggcatgtaccctgctatcccggtgggatagtaacctccgtaagccacgatctgggcttcttcgaggttaatatatttttggactctcttctggaagtcctggaggctagcagcgccttcttgctgcaactcgttccagaagggagtcccagtgcggattcctgcttagagaagcgcaagctgttgtccgtcatcgacTTTCttagtcttcgaggcttcctctcggaacctcttgatgtaattcttcaaggtctcggtgggcagttgcttgatgttggtcaaggcactaacctccaagttaaccttcctggcggcgacaaactgtctccggaagttggtttggagtttgttccaacaacccacggatcctggttccagctttttgaaccattcctccgctgatccgctcagagtgagggggaagcacaagcatttggcgtcattgctgacccgcatgactgtcatgacacggttgaaccgtgacaagtggtcactgggatcggagttcccagtatatgccgccatttcgggcatcttgaagtttttagggagctccgcctccaggatatgcttggcacatggctcccgatcctcgctgtccgagtcggagtcgtctcccttttgcctccgggagactcgagcaatatcttttcgaagtatggcaagttccgccataatcccttcgtttaaagtacccgaggaaaccacgggcctgtatcttttttggtcaaggtgatcccggaggtcaccttgattcccattgatttgatttctcagatcaatgggaggacatctctgtcctcttcttcctctaccccctggttcctggtgcacagaaacgcttttccggtcccctcgatcctgagggccaagacccCCTCtctggggcttgcccctctgcggacctttccctttagggaaatctgagcggacccttcgcggatcctgcacctttttcattcgcccaggggtagaagtagggttttttgtttgattttcctcagcagggtgccttatagggctaatagaatatgattatattaaagagctgtaagaaagtgagatgaagattttttacgtggttggggcgtcaatgagccttagtccacgactctttgttattaatggatgtatttaatacagattccacacttgagagaatgtttttctcataaatacagagaatgttcttggtgagtattttctcttcttgctcttatgcaacccaagattctcgaccccattaaatgagctttgagggggtatttatagtgttttggtggggtaatccctagaattgttcttacacatgtatctgtaagtatccataaagttgggtatttccaatgaatataccatgggtgatgcatggtcaaatccctaggtgctgtagggtttttatgaggaatgtcctttttgccttgtgattgacgtgactcttcgcagagtagccgtcgctagacttaaatgatcattactgtagcgctgctgtttgggggttgtgccgtcagactttattgcgtgttacagtcccaacacgcttcctcccatgcggcattaaatgcgacttgattactcaggagaggcctgacacgtcccggagagccttcatgctgtgcgagcttccgggagtaccttgtattccgggtgtctcctccgggacctatgcccatgGCGCTTCCTTAtggcgtacaaagacttatcaaatatttacaagttatctgatctacgtgtcccatttcgactggtccacgtattttgggcgaattcaggagCAACAGTAaccaaacaaataaataaaataaaaattgttttcttTCCATTCCACCTTAATTATATTACTTGTTGAAGGGGCAAATTTCATCCTATTCCTCACCACATAGTACACACACAATTACTCACATCCAATTAACATTATAAAGTCACTATAGTAATGCTTGGTATCATATCAcaaagcacaaataaaatagaaaaaaaaaagtactttaATCCCCAATCAAATATGAGTATTGTTATTAGGCACTAGTAATGTCTAGTACTTTTTATATGTATTctcttacaattttttttttttttttttgaaagaaaggaGCCCGCTAAGAAGACAGAAATCAATTAAATTACAGGGGTCGTCTCCAATCCAAATGGCTACTTCATCTAACCCAAGAGCTCGGTGAGCTAGCTTATCGGCCAGGATGTTAGCATCGCGATTAATGTGGCAGAGCCGAGCAGCTGGGAAATAAGATAAAGTATTCTTGATTTGTTTAATGATGTCACCAAAAACCGACATATCTTCTTTATGGCCAGAGAGAGCATCAGTTATGGCTTTGCAATCTGTTTCCACCTCTTGGACTAAGAAATGCTCGTTGATACACCACTGTAGCGCTGAAAGGAGAGATTTTGCTTCCAAGGTTGGGACCGAGCCTCCCCCGGAATGAGGCTGGGCAATGGCGGCAACTACCAGACCATCGCTGTTTCTGATGATACCTCCGAAGCCCGCTTTTCGGGCGGCTTGAGATAGTGCTGCATCCACATTTAGCTTGAGAAGACCCGCAGCTGGAGGAGTCCACGAAGAAGGGCCTGACGTCTGTCTGGGGCGAGAAGGTGAAGGGGCCCGCTGGGAGGAATGATAGTCTTCAAGGAAGCTTTGAGCCAAACTGAAAATCGCATGATCAGGGTCGTGGGTTTGATTCTTTAGAGCTTTGTTCCTGTTATACCAGACAAGCCAAGCAGTACAAAGAAAAATCTCTACATCTTTCTTGGTCAGAGAAAAGTAAATCATATCAACGATATCATGAAATAATATTTCTAGAGAATTAGCAAAAATGTAAGGATAAAATTGCGTACCTTTCCAGACTCTTCTAACGCTCCGGCAATAAAACAATGCATGAGAAACCGACTCTTCCATTCCTCCACAACGGTCACAAACTGGGGAAGGGATAATTTTCCTATGAGCTAGGTTTTTGGCTGTGGGGAGGGTGGAGTTTGTGGCACGGAAAGCAAAATGTTTTACTTTGGCAGGGAGGGGAAGATGCCACAAATTTTTCCACCAAGGCGAGGGTTTAGAGGAGGAGGGGATATCCGAAGAGGGTGAGCAAGAAAAACTGATATGGTAACCAGATTTGGCAGTATAGATGCCTGATTGGGAATGTTCCCAAATGAACTCATCGGGGCAAGGGCTGAGGGGGAGGGGAATGGAGAGGATCTGCTCAACCACATGAGGCAGAAAGCATCTTTGCAAGCTAACTAAGTCCCAAGAGGAGGAAGGCAAAATGAACGAGGCAACTGTGTCAGGGACATGGGAAAGGATGGGAACCTGACAGAGACCCGGAATCCAGTGATCGCGAGTCGTGGAAGTGTTCTGCCCATTACCAATTTTGGAAATTAAACCTTTGTGCAACAACTCTTTTCCCCAGCAAATGCTGCGCCATACAAAGGAGGGAGAGTGCTCAGTCGAGCTATCTAGAAAGGATGAGTGAGGAAAATATCTAGCAGACAGAATTTTTGACACCGTTGAGTTTGGCTGCTGGAGGATTCTCCAGGCTTGCTTAGCGAGAAGGGCTTGGTTGAAATGGGTCAGGGAGCGAAAGCCTAAGCCTCCTTCCTTTTTGGATCGACAGAGTTTTTTCCAACTTTGCCAATGAGTTTTGGGCCGGTTATTATCGTTAACACCCCACCAGAAATTGGCCATAACGGATTCAAGAGAGTGACAGGTGGCTATCGGGAGGCGGAAGCACGCCATTGAGTAGGTGGGAATGGCTTGGATGACAGATTTAAGCAGGGTTTCCTTTCCACCTTTAGAAAAAACTTTATTCTTCCAATTATGGAGATGACCCCAGACCTTTTCATGCAGATAATGGAACAGTTGTTTTTTCGATCGCCCAATATGTTGTGGGAGGCCCAGGTATTTTTCAAAGGAAGACCGAACCGGGATACCCATGTAATCGGATATCAAAGTTCGATCCCTAAGCTCAACATTAGGGGAGAAATACAAAgaggatttttggaaattaaCTTGTTGCCCCGTGGCCCGCCCATAAGCCTCGAGAACCTCTTTGATGACATTGCAAGAGCTAATGTTGGCTTGACAAAAAAGGAAGCTGTCGTCTGCGAAAAGGAGGTGGGAGATAGCGGGGGCTCTTCTAGCAACTTTAAAGCCAAGAAGAGTTTTCCTTCTTTCCTGTTGATGCAGCAGGGAAGAGAAACCCTCCGCACACAACAGGAAGAGATAAGGGGATAGGGGGTCGCCCTGGCGGATACCCCTGGAAGGGTTAACGCTGCCTGAGACTTTACCGTTAAGATTAAATTGGAAGGAGGCTGTGGAGATACAGGTGGAAATCAGATGGACAAACCGCGGAGGGAATTGGAACTTCCTGAGGATAGCTATTATGAAAGGCCACTCCACACGATCGAAAGCTTTAGCCATGTCAAGCTTGATCGCCATCCAACCTTTTTTTCCTCGCGTCTTGAGCTTGATGGAATGCGCGACTTCCTGGGCTATAATAATGTTGTCGGAAATGAGACGGCCCGGGAGGAAGGCGCTTTGGTGAGGTGAGATGAGAGAATTCAGAACAAGTTTCAGCCTGTTAGCTAAGGTCTTGGAGATgatcttataaatgatattacagAGGCTAATGGGCCGAAACGCGGAGATACATTTAGGTTGGTGGACTTTGGGAATAAGCGTAATGAGGGTGTTATTCAGAGGGGCCACACTCGCATTTCCATTGAGAAAGCTGGAGGCCGCTTCAAGCACATCGTTCCTGACAACATGCCAGTTGGCTTTGTAGAAGTGAGAATTGAAACCGTCCGGGCCAGGGGCTTTGTCAAGGGGAAGTTGGAAGAAAGCTTTCTCTATTTCGTCCAGGGAAAAGCCCTCGCTCAAGAGGGACTTGTCAGAGTCAGAGAGAGAGCGACTAATTCCTTCCAAAGCGGTATTCATATCAGAAACGGTGGGGCTGGAGGAGGTAAATAGCTGGTCAAAATGGGACTCAATTTCTCGAATAATTCCTTCCTCATCAGAGACCATGCCACCATTTGTCGTATGGAGTTGGTGAATTTTATTCGTGTTTTTCCTCTGAGAGGCAAATCGGTGGAAGAACTTTGTGTTCTTGTCTCCCTGAGCCAGCCATTGAGTACGGGAACGCTGTTTCCAGTAAGCTTCCTCTTTGTAGAGTAACGCATCGAGCCGGGATTGGAGATCCTTTATGGTCTCGATAGTGCGGTTGTCCCAAATAGAGTTGGATCGGGCTAATTCAAGCTCTTTCTCAAGCTTACTgatttgatttttgaaattgaaagttTTTTTATGGTTCCAAGAGTTGAGCTTTTGAGCACACAAAGATTGGGTGGCAATAAGATTAGGTATAGCTTCCTCGACGGTTGAGGGGGAAGTCCAAGACTGATCCAAAATTCTATCCCAGTTTGGATCCTGGAGCCACACATTCTCAAAAAGAAACCTTTTGCTATGGGAGCTTTGCCCCGTTCCCGGGCAAGGGGAAGTGATTAATTCCAACGCTCTGTGGTCTGACCCGAAGAAACCTAAGTGGTTAAGAGCGGTTCCAGGAAAAAGACTTGTCCAAGAGTTGTTAATGATCCCCCAGTCCAACCTCTCCTGGATATTCTTTGGATGGGCTACGTTGTTGTTCCAGGTGAGAGGAGGCCCCACGGGATCAATCGGGGATAGATTAAAAGAGTCCAATAATTGCCTAAAATCCGAGGAAGGACCCCTGTCAGGATTGCCCTCTTTTTTGTCGTGGGAGAAGAGGATGTATTCTCTTACAATtgatacttttaaaaattattatattaaattatatagaacTCAATATTTAGTTAGAATGTGTGACATGtcataaaatatacacataacaacaacatgctattttttatttttatttttgtgtctTTTTCTAGAAAAAAAGGCATCAAGATAGTAAGATATGTTATATATGATGGTTTCATTTTCCACTCACTCCTAACTTTAGCCGTAAAATGAGCAACACTTTCCAAATTTAGGATGGTGATTTGGTGATAggataaaaaacaaaaaaacaaaaaatcataaattaaattgatattACCTAATAatgcatactttttttttttttgaaaatctaATAATGCATACTTGGAGGACATTTTTTCAGTTACACTATTCAATTTAAATGCTTTTATAGTAAATAATTGTTTTGGATAAAATTCtctcatatattttttaaattttgttttgtgAACCAAATATGTTAAAGTAAAGGGAATATACtttatgaaattaaaattttgaaaatatttagatGAAAGTGAGTGTATAGTAAGGTGAATGAGTttctatattaaaattaatgaaaGGAGTAGTAGTTTTtgtattttatatgtatatgaattttttttaataatgtgatactatttttaaagtttggacCTAAAAAtgcaaatataataattaatgaatGACCTTTAAGAAATTACGACGAGGGCCGAggcaaaagtgatattttgaaAGAATTTCACAAGGTGCATTGAGGAGTATACATGTcagaaaatttataatttttttttaaaaaaaatcccaaaTGAAGGTCAAAGGCGGAGACACCGATTCTAATACCATGTTAGTTTAAGATGAATGTGGTGTGTATACTGTACAATAAGGTGCATGGAGTAtatcttaaaattaataaaataattcatataaTTATCTTCCAcacattaataaaataagaacATTTCTCCCTATAAACAGTTTGTAAATTATAACATAACTATATATAGTTACGAATCCGTATGAttagtatttttcttttattcttctATTTCTTTTATATACAAGAATAATTCATTCACATTTAATGTGTTTTGGTGCCTACTTAATTACTATTAATAAAAAtcagaaaacaaaaataaaaatcactACAGTGTGTGAACATGATAAGCTTaccttatatataaaatatacatatatataaagaagAAATTACATCATAGATTCATGGTATGAAATATGCATAATAGAATGATGACACTAAGAAATAATCCTATATATATCTTAATATAAAGATtcctactatatatatatatgtatacgcaatataatttttctaattgTGCATCCAATTAATCCATAAATTAATGCAATCACAAGTCCTATAACTAGCTATACATGCCAATAAAATAACCTCAACAAACAAAGGGAGGTAATatctgatttattttttttagataattaatgctattattttattttggtcttctcttcttctaggctatttaataattaatattttttcccCATAAAGTTCTCTTTGGGTGACTTTCTTAATCAGATCAGAGTGTATATAATTAAGGAAAAATCCCATATATAGCACTAGATGTGAcctatgatatataatataatggaaTGTAattagtatacatatatatatatactataattatgttcttcacaCAGTGCACATTTATATAACCTAAATGACCAAAGTATACATCTCTAACTTAAGTCATTAGCCGGCCTAGCCAGGCTAAGTGATCGAATTCTAATAAGTGAAGAAATATTTTATGTatgataaaaattttaaactCAGTctcatttattataatttgatgtataagtaatattaaatatgtaaaacaaacataaaatgCCAAGTTGACTCCAACTCATTTGTTGGTGtcctatattattaatttttaaagaatttactgttttttatttctaaatttttaatCTTGAAATTGCTTATAACAATATAATTACTTTACTTATGATTTAGTATTACAAATTAACATATCATAAATAGCCTATTTTCAATGAAAATTAACTAGTCATTTGCCTCTTTACTAGTTGTATCAAGTATGCGTTTTTCATTAAAAAGGTATTCTTTTAAACTCTAAATAAAATGCTAGAtacatatgttttttttttacatataataATGTGGATTtaattttaaggaaaaaaaaacagttaCAGATAATTTTCAGTAGAAACtacattattaattttaattatacaataaagtttaaaatattaattaagtttTGGCTTGATAATGCTATTTGGTTGGAATCTTACCTGAATTTGTTGGTCTGGTTGAATATTAAACGTGATCACCTATACAGACAATGACCATGTCCACTCTGATACGGTTTAAGATTGGTGAGCACAAAAAAATAGCCACCATTTTAAGGGAGCCATCactaattagttttgagatgaaaTTCCATGAATGATTTTTCAACATAATCCAATCAACACCCCTATCTCTTGgactttaatatatatacaatttaatttattaattattttgtaattacCCATATTCTTGTCTAGTCATAACAAGATCTCTAGATTTCATGAATGACACATTTTATTTACAAGCAAATCAAACATCAAATTAGTAACACAATTAGAAAAACCAAATcacaaacatatatattatttaatatatatgggAAGTTTCTTAAATACGTGTACATAAAAAGATACGTACATTTGATAAGCatacacatataatatataaatatatatatacaaattataATCCTCTAAAAACTCTCAAGTCTTACTATAGCTAAGATAAAGTAGCTAAGAAAGTATCAACTCGATCATTAGTAGCCCTGGACAAAAACTTCATACAAATGGGTGGCTTAACCCCAAAAACACCAAGTAAAGACGCAGGCAAAGTCCACAACCCATCACCACATATCAAACCCGAAGCCACAGCACACCCAAAAGCATTAGCCTTATTCTTATTCACCTTTTCCCACACAAACAAGATCAAACTCCCAACACACATATCAATAGCAAAATATGGTCCAATATAAAAAGGTATAGCCATAGCCATAGGAATAGGCACAAATTTTGCCACTGAAGGCTTCACTTTCACCAAATGATCCTTAACCAAATTTATAACCACTGCAGCCCCAAAAAACACATAACAAAGAGTTAGACAATTCTCAGGCAAAGATGAGAAGCCCTCTACTCCAAGTAAAGCCATGCTTCGATAAATCGCGGCGTAAGGCGCAGGGTATTGGCTAGTAGGCTGTCCCAAGTTACTAAAAGCCTTTAAAAAAAGCCAAAACACACAAGGAGAGATGACACAACCCATTGCCGTACCAATCAATTGGCTCACGAACATTGAACGTGGCGAAGCTAATGTTAGGTACCCTGTTTTGAAATCTTGGGTGAGATCAGAGGCGGTCGAGACTATGTTCATCATGACACCGCAGGCTGCTAAGCCTGCGATGACACCACCGTGAGAGGCACCCGCCCACGCACCTACGGTGAAGATTGCTAGCTTCCCGTAGGTTGAGGCGAGTGACCAATCGGTGAGGCCGCACCCGTAGGCATTGCAGAATGCCAGAACGGGTGCGAGCGTGTAGATTACTAGGATGTAGTACCATTTGAGTTGGGGGAATATGTGGGGGAGTGTTGAGATTGAGATTGCGGCTATTGCGACGTAGCCTGATGCGGCGAACCATGTGGGGATTTGGTCTTTGAGGAAGATTTGGGTTCGGCGTTGGTCGTCGAAAGAGGGAGTAGTAGTTGTAGTTGTGGAGTGTGATGATTCTTGTTGTGATGAATGAAGTGGAAGAGTGGTGTTAAGTAATAGGTGCCTTTGGCGGAGATGTGTGGTTAATGCTGAAATGGTTCGGATTATGACCTTTATGAAGTTGTATAGGCCATCTCCTAGAATCATGGCTATGGCGATGAACACCTACAAAACATTGAAAGTATTAGTTCACATTGGTTTTCTTATTATAAATTTGTGTGTGGATGCATGGAAAAGTTTACATTAGTTCTAGCTATTAGTTAATAATGTtgtataaaaattattagtttatttttatataatatctaATATATAATTGCCCCACCCCAATAATAACGAAACTTATTAAAAATGACTTGCAATGTTAACCATGTCAAAATTTGTGTATACACATGATATCATTACtctatttttatacattttaaaaaagCATTATGAGATATCAAAGTGTCTTGATGAACCACTATAAGGTAGTGTCTTGTGAGTAATTTATTCTATCATTTTATTGAAGTACAAGTGGAACTCAACATTAAATTTTACACTATATAAGAGTGCTAACCACATTTTGGATGCCTTTTAGTATTtctcaatttaaaattttgataaaaaactaTCTACAATTGTAATTATATGATTtgcaaatttaaatataattgttTAATCATAATTTTACCTTTTCACAAAATACAGAATTCAAATTTATCTGTGACTATATTAATGCTTGTTATCTAGATAATGCTAAATTCTTAATTAAGAGGTATGAATTAACTTGTTTTATtccaattaaattattaattatttatctatGTTGAAAGAATATTGTTATGGGGTACCAGTGGTGTCCAACATCTTTTATAGATGACATCCTGTTATTGGTTAGTAATATTTACtaaaaactattttcttaagttatatgaaattcgatacttaattacaccaataactGTATAACACCGAAAAAAATGTTAGGCaccaattatattttttagcaattctcatgttaaaatgataattaaatcAATAATATGTACATAGGGAgtataaagagagagagagaccttGTAACCTTGAAGACCATGCATACTAGTAGAGGAGAGGTCTGCACTATACCAATCACCTTTTCTGTTGTTAATGAGAGGCCACATTAGACCCCATGACAGAATTCCTCCTATTAACACTGATACATTTACAATGTATGGGCATATCATTCCTGCTCCTATATATGCTGCTGAAAAATCAAAGTAAAAcctgtacatatatatatatatatatatactcatcaaattaaatcaaataatattatattattaaacgTACGTCctcataattatttaatttaatttagtatACATATAGTACCTGTTCTGATATGCTTTGAGTCCTAATGAAGGGAATTGTGCAAATCCACAATCTTCTGTAGCAGTATAAAACCATTGAAAGAAACCCCAAAAGAAACTTAGGGAGAAAAATTTCCCAAGTACTTTTATTTGCTTCCTGTTATTAATAGTTAAccaaattaattactaaataaaagaaaaaacattaaAGATTAGTGTGTGTCCAAAATGTGTACTTTGCTAATTTGGCTCCATTGGGAGTGTGGAAGC includes:
- the LOC133030431 gene encoding uncharacterized protein LOC133030431, with the protein product MVSIVREYILFSHDKKEGNPDRGPSSDFRQLLDSFNLSPIDPVGPPLTWNNNVAHPKNIQERLDWGIINNSWTSLFPGTALNHLGFFGSDHRALELITSPCPGTGQSSHSKRFLFENVWLQDPNWDRILDQSWTSPSTVEEAIPNLIATQSLCAQKLNSWNHKKTFNFKNQISKLEKELELARSNSIWDNRTIETIKDLQSRLDALLYKEEAYWKQRSRTQWLAQGDKNTKFFHRFASQRKNTNKIHQLHTTNGGMVSDEEGIIREIESHFDQLFTSSSPTVSDMNTALEGISRSLSDSDKSLLSEGFSLDEIEKAFFQLPLDKAPGPDGFNSHFYKANWHVVRNDVLEAASSFLNGNASVAPLNNTLITLIPKVHQPKCISAFRPISLCNIIYKIISKTLANRLKLVLNSLISPHQSAFLPGRLISDNIIIAQEVAHSIKLKTRGKKGWMAIKLDMAKAFDRVEWPFIIAILRKFQFPPRFVHLISTCISTASFQFNLNGKVSGSVNPSRGIRQGDPLSPYLFLLCAEGFSSLLHQQERRKTLLGFKVARRAPAISHLLFADDSFLFCQANISSCNVIKEVLEAYGRATGQQVNFQKSSLYFSPNVELRDRTLISDYMGIPVRSSFEKYLGLPQHIGRSKKQLFHYLHEKVWGHLHNWKNKVFSKGGKETLLKSVIQAIPTYSMACFRLPIATCHSLESVMANFWWGVNDNNRPKTHWQSWKKLCRSKKEGGLGFRSLTHFNQALLAKQAWRILQQPNSTVSKILSARYFPHSSFLDSSTEHSPSFVWRSICWGKELLHKGLISKIGNGQNTSTTRDHWIPGLCQVPILSHVPDTVASFILPSSSWDLVSLQRCFLPHVVEQILSIPLPLSPCPDEFIWEHSQSGIYTAKSGYHISFSCSPSSDIPSSSKPSPWWKNLWHLPLPAKVKHFAFRATNSTLPTAKNLAHRKIIPSPVCDRCGGMEESVSHALFYCRSVRRVWKGTQFYPYIFANSLEILFHDIVDMIYFSLTKKDVEIFLCTAWLVWYNRNKALKNQTHDPDHAIFSLAQSFLEDYHSSQRAPSPSRPRQTSGPSSWTPPAAGLLKLNVDAALSQAARKAGFGGIIRNSDGLVVAAIAQPHSGGGSVPTLEAKSLLSALQWCINEHFLVQEVETDCKAITDALSGHKEDMSVFGDIIKQIKNTLSYFPAARLCHINRDANILADKLAHRALGLDEVAIWIGDDPFSILLMNFTERDMENNGDLISIDEEEVEVLRLPTSRAEEVAIDTRWCLVGKLLTGRVSDFNVFQNMMAFLWQPGMGMYVKELNPNLFLFQFYHEIDIQRVIDGSPWTYDRKPFIFTRLKEGDNPRLVEINQMDMWVQLHNLQPGNMTLSVITALGNFIGTFIESDPNNFVGVWRDFLRIRVRINVDKPIKRRMKVSSDISSWYWANFKYEKLPTFCFICGIIGHSERFCPRLFLKPLHLQQKPYNLELRASLQRRHSTFGAQWLRSGVVVREEPRQTFTGGSSEQGINLIPISSEHSGGLERRINGIDINHIDVHNERRAGREDFREVNEEDMTLHVNNNGNFFDSTITTIIDSKRRRPDSSGGSIVGPRNKEDSRIVDEMDQDMVGFLKNGPLAGSGFQTRPEL
- the LOC115701423 gene encoding probable metal-nicotianamine transporter YSL7, with the protein product MGHDDEDHPQPQDHEVLNNINGRENNHDHHVEEEETVTHESELILSVEKMFEKQNVPEWRKQVTIRAILVSFGLSVLFSFIVMKFNLTTGIVPSLNVSAGLLGFFFVKIWTKLLETSGTLKHPFTRQENTVIQTCVVASSGIAFSGGFGSYLFGMSETIAIQSGDTTNDFKNPSLPWIIAFLFVVSFLGLFSVVPLRKIMIIDFKLTYPSGTATALLINSFHTPNGAKLAKKQIKVLGKFFSLSFFWGFFQWFYTATEDCGFAQFPSLGLKAYQNRFYFDFSAAYIGAGMICPYIVNVSVLIGGILSWGLMWPLINNRKGDWYSADLSSTSMHGLQGYKVFIAIAMILGDGLYNFIKVIIRTISALTTHLRQRHLLLNTTLPLHSSQQESSHSTTTTTTPSFDDQRRTQIFLKDQIPTWFAASGYVAIAAISISTLPHIFPQLKWYYILVIYTLAPVLAFCNAYGCGLTDWSLASTYGKLAIFTVGAWAGASHGGVIAGLAACGVMMNIVSTASDLTQDFKTGYLTLASPRSMFVSQLIGTAMGCVISPCVFWLFLKAFSNLGQPTSQYPAPYAAIYRSMALLGVEGFSSLPENCLTLCYVFFGAAVVINLVKDHLVKVKPSVAKFVPIPMAMAIPFYIGPYFAIDMCVGSLILFVWEKVNKNKANAFGCAVASGLICGDGLWTLPASLLGVFGVKPPICMKFLSRATNDRVDTFLATLS